Proteins encoded within one genomic window of Esox lucius isolate fEsoLuc1 chromosome 12, fEsoLuc1.pri, whole genome shotgun sequence:
- the LOC105013725 gene encoding forkhead box protein P1-B isoform X1, whose product MHESGSEQTTCASPVNQTEHGDSAEKDDWLSTQTPTPEGSGADSQQHNQVPVSVSMMTPMVESPQTQQVLSPQQVQALLQQQKALMLHQQHIQDLCKKQQDQFNAQLLQQKHAEKSGQEQLTAQHVAIQQQLLQVQQQHLLSLQRQGLLSVLPPMSPSAAQGLLKWCENDTSLPSAGENPLSLQKSQLQSQQPTTNGNHKLQAQKKRDSASVDDHTPNTHPLYGHGMCKWPGCEAVFGDFQAFLKHLNSEHILDDKSTAQCRVQMQVVQQLELQLKKDKERLQAMMSHLKSSEQKSPPAPPPATLMPNLSFPKVMFPKVLAPMSLSQSATAPSTPLTPPPTSSSSSIITPNTVLTVSPGRRRYSDKYSKTMNEDIVQNKEFYVSTDIRPPFTYAALIRQAIFESPYKQLTLNEIYNWFTRTFAYFRRNAATWKNAVRHNLSLHKCFVRVENVKGAVWTVDEMEFQRRRPQKPVCEGSLKRENTGHGHTSAFLTPKQEEMNAAVWYGNGSYSDSSEEQYPVHPLVKEEQMDDEAYENVPHDCSETESSDEHSSDVDQDGGSQERTNLHLAHVPSQ is encoded by the exons GTTCCAGTCTCCGTGTCTATGATGACCCCCATGGTGGAGAGTCCCCAGACACAGCAGGTCCTCAGTCCACAGCAGGTCCAGGCCCTCCTCCAGCAGCAGAAAGCACTCATGTTACACCAG CAACACATACAGGATCTCTGCAAAAAACAGCAGGACCAGTTCAATGCCCAGCTCTTACAGCAGAAGCACGCTGAGAAGTCAGGCCAAGAG CAGCTAACAGCCCAGCATGTGGCCATCCAGCAGCAGCTTCTGCAGGTCCAGCAGCAGCACCTGCTCAGCCTGCAGAGACAGGGTCTCCTGTCGGTCCTGCCTCCAATGAGCCCCTCTGCAGCACAGG GTTTATTGAAATGGTGTGAGAATGACACCAGCCTGCCCTCTGCTGGCGAGAATCCACTCTCACTTCAGAAGAGCCAGCTCCAAAGCCAGCAGCCCACTACCAATGGGAATCATAAATTACAAGCCCAAAAGAAGCGAGACAG TGCTTCTGTGGATGATCACACACCAAACACTCACCCTCTCTACGGACATGGCATGTGCAAATGGCCTGGTTGTGAGGCTGTCTTCGGAGACTTTCAGGCTTTTCTCAA GCATCTGAACAGTGAACACATCCTGGATGACAAGAGTACAGCACAATGCCGGGTGCAGATGCAGGTTGTTCAGCAGCTTGAACTGCAG ttgaaaaaagacaaagagCGTCTGCAAGCCATGATGTCTCACCTCAAGTCCTCAGAGCAGAAGTCACCACCAGCCCCTCCACCG GCAACTCTGATGCCCAACCTCTCCTTCCCCAAGGTTATGTTTCCCAAGGTGCTTGCTCCCATGAGCTTGTCTCAAAGTGCCACGGCTCCTTCCACCCCGCTGACAccacctcccacctcctcctcctcctctatcaTCACTCCCAACACCGTGCTTACTGTGAGCCCTGGAAGGAGACGCTACTCAGACAAGTACAGCAAGACCATGAATGAAG ATATTGTTCAGAATAAAGAGTTTTATGTCAGTACGGACATTCGACCTCCATTCACATATGCGGCCCTAATAAGACAG GCGATATTTGAATCACCCTATAAACAGCTGACACTAAATGAAATCTACAATTGGTTCACACGAACGTTTGCATATTTCAGACGCAATGCAGCAACATGGAAG AATGCGGTGCGACACAACCTCAGCCTCCACAAGTGTTTTGTGCGTGTGGAGAACGTGAAAGGAGCTGTGTGGACTGTTGATGAGATGGAATTCCAAAGGAGGAGGCCCCAGAAGCCTGTCTGTGAAGG GTCTCTCAAGAGAGAGAATACTGGCCATGGTCACACATCAGCTTTCCTTACTCCTAAA caggaggagatgaatgcagcTGTCTGGTATGGGAATGGGTCATACAGTGACAGCAGTGAAGAACAATACCCTGTTCACCCACT TGTAAAAGAAGAGCAAATGGACGACGAGGCGTACGAGAATGTGCCCCACGACTGTTCTGAGACTGAGAGCTCTGATGAGCACAGCTCAGATGTGGACCAAGACGGCGGTAGCCAAGAGAGGACCAACCTGCATCTGGCTCATGTGCCTTCGCAATGA
- the LOC105013725 gene encoding forkhead box protein P1-B isoform X4: MHESGSEQTTCASPVNQTEHGDSAEKDDWLSTQTPTPEGSGADSQQHNQVPVSVSMMTPMVESPQTQQVLSPQQVQALLQQQKALMLHQQHIQDLCKKQQDQFNAQLLQQKHAEKSGQEQLTAQHVAIQQQLLQVQQQHLLSLQRQGLLSVLPPMSPSAAQGLLKWCENDTSLPSAGENPLSLQKSQLQSQQPTTNGNHKLQAQKKRDSASVDDHTPNTHPLYGHGMCKWPGCEAVFGDFQAFLKHLNSEHILDDKSTAQCRVQMQVVQQLELQLKKDKERLQAMMSHLKSSEQKSPPAPPPVMFPKVLAPMSLSQSATAPSTPLTPPPTSSSSSIITPNTVLTVSPGRRRYSDKYSKTMNEDIVQNKEFYVSTDIRPPFTYAALIRQAIFESPYKQLTLNEIYNWFTRTFAYFRRNAATWKNAVRHNLSLHKCFVRVENVKGAVWTVDEMEFQRRRPQKPVCEGSLKRENTGHGHTSAFLTPKQEEMNAAVWYGNGSYSDSSEEQYPVHPLVKEEQMDDEAYENVPHDCSETESSDEHSSDVDQDGGSQERTNLHLAHVPSQ; encoded by the exons GTTCCAGTCTCCGTGTCTATGATGACCCCCATGGTGGAGAGTCCCCAGACACAGCAGGTCCTCAGTCCACAGCAGGTCCAGGCCCTCCTCCAGCAGCAGAAAGCACTCATGTTACACCAG CAACACATACAGGATCTCTGCAAAAAACAGCAGGACCAGTTCAATGCCCAGCTCTTACAGCAGAAGCACGCTGAGAAGTCAGGCCAAGAG CAGCTAACAGCCCAGCATGTGGCCATCCAGCAGCAGCTTCTGCAGGTCCAGCAGCAGCACCTGCTCAGCCTGCAGAGACAGGGTCTCCTGTCGGTCCTGCCTCCAATGAGCCCCTCTGCAGCACAGG GTTTATTGAAATGGTGTGAGAATGACACCAGCCTGCCCTCTGCTGGCGAGAATCCACTCTCACTTCAGAAGAGCCAGCTCCAAAGCCAGCAGCCCACTACCAATGGGAATCATAAATTACAAGCCCAAAAGAAGCGAGACAG TGCTTCTGTGGATGATCACACACCAAACACTCACCCTCTCTACGGACATGGCATGTGCAAATGGCCTGGTTGTGAGGCTGTCTTCGGAGACTTTCAGGCTTTTCTCAA GCATCTGAACAGTGAACACATCCTGGATGACAAGAGTACAGCACAATGCCGGGTGCAGATGCAGGTTGTTCAGCAGCTTGAACTGCAG ttgaaaaaagacaaagagCGTCTGCAAGCCATGATGTCTCACCTCAAGTCCTCAGAGCAGAAGTCACCACCAGCCCCTCCACCG GTTATGTTTCCCAAGGTGCTTGCTCCCATGAGCTTGTCTCAAAGTGCCACGGCTCCTTCCACCCCGCTGACAccacctcccacctcctcctcctcctctatcaTCACTCCCAACACCGTGCTTACTGTGAGCCCTGGAAGGAGACGCTACTCAGACAAGTACAGCAAGACCATGAATGAAG ATATTGTTCAGAATAAAGAGTTTTATGTCAGTACGGACATTCGACCTCCATTCACATATGCGGCCCTAATAAGACAG GCGATATTTGAATCACCCTATAAACAGCTGACACTAAATGAAATCTACAATTGGTTCACACGAACGTTTGCATATTTCAGACGCAATGCAGCAACATGGAAG AATGCGGTGCGACACAACCTCAGCCTCCACAAGTGTTTTGTGCGTGTGGAGAACGTGAAAGGAGCTGTGTGGACTGTTGATGAGATGGAATTCCAAAGGAGGAGGCCCCAGAAGCCTGTCTGTGAAGG GTCTCTCAAGAGAGAGAATACTGGCCATGGTCACACATCAGCTTTCCTTACTCCTAAA caggaggagatgaatgcagcTGTCTGGTATGGGAATGGGTCATACAGTGACAGCAGTGAAGAACAATACCCTGTTCACCCACT TGTAAAAGAAGAGCAAATGGACGACGAGGCGTACGAGAATGTGCCCCACGACTGTTCTGAGACTGAGAGCTCTGATGAGCACAGCTCAGATGTGGACCAAGACGGCGGTAGCCAAGAGAGGACCAACCTGCATCTGGCTCATGTGCCTTCGCAATGA
- the LOC105013725 gene encoding forkhead box protein P1-B isoform X3, giving the protein MHESGSEQTTCASPVNQTEHGDSAEKDDWLSTQTPTPEGSGADSQQHNQVPVSVSMMTPMVESPQTQQVLSPQQVQALLQQQKALMLHQQHIQDLCKKQQDQFNAQLLQQKHAEKSGQELTAQHVAIQQQLLQVQQQHLLSLQRQGLLSVLPPMSPSAAQGLLKWCENDTSLPSAGENPLSLQKSQLQSQQPTTNGNHKLQAQKKRDSASVDDHTPNTHPLYGHGMCKWPGCEAVFGDFQAFLKHLNSEHILDDKSTAQCRVQMQVVQQLELQLKKDKERLQAMMSHLKSSEQKSPPAPPPATLMPNLSFPKVMFPKVLAPMSLSQSATAPSTPLTPPPTSSSSSIITPNTVLTVSPGRRRYSDKYSKTMNEDIVQNKEFYVSTDIRPPFTYAALIRQAIFESPYKQLTLNEIYNWFTRTFAYFRRNAATWKNAVRHNLSLHKCFVRVENVKGAVWTVDEMEFQRRRPQKPVCEGSLKRENTGHGHTSAFLTPKQEEMNAAVWYGNGSYSDSSEEQYPVHPLVKEEQMDDEAYENVPHDCSETESSDEHSSDVDQDGGSQERTNLHLAHVPSQ; this is encoded by the exons GTTCCAGTCTCCGTGTCTATGATGACCCCCATGGTGGAGAGTCCCCAGACACAGCAGGTCCTCAGTCCACAGCAGGTCCAGGCCCTCCTCCAGCAGCAGAAAGCACTCATGTTACACCAG CAACACATACAGGATCTCTGCAAAAAACAGCAGGACCAGTTCAATGCCCAGCTCTTACAGCAGAAGCACGCTGAGAAGTCAGGCCAAGAG CTAACAGCCCAGCATGTGGCCATCCAGCAGCAGCTTCTGCAGGTCCAGCAGCAGCACCTGCTCAGCCTGCAGAGACAGGGTCTCCTGTCGGTCCTGCCTCCAATGAGCCCCTCTGCAGCACAGG GTTTATTGAAATGGTGTGAGAATGACACCAGCCTGCCCTCTGCTGGCGAGAATCCACTCTCACTTCAGAAGAGCCAGCTCCAAAGCCAGCAGCCCACTACCAATGGGAATCATAAATTACAAGCCCAAAAGAAGCGAGACAG TGCTTCTGTGGATGATCACACACCAAACACTCACCCTCTCTACGGACATGGCATGTGCAAATGGCCTGGTTGTGAGGCTGTCTTCGGAGACTTTCAGGCTTTTCTCAA GCATCTGAACAGTGAACACATCCTGGATGACAAGAGTACAGCACAATGCCGGGTGCAGATGCAGGTTGTTCAGCAGCTTGAACTGCAG ttgaaaaaagacaaagagCGTCTGCAAGCCATGATGTCTCACCTCAAGTCCTCAGAGCAGAAGTCACCACCAGCCCCTCCACCG GCAACTCTGATGCCCAACCTCTCCTTCCCCAAGGTTATGTTTCCCAAGGTGCTTGCTCCCATGAGCTTGTCTCAAAGTGCCACGGCTCCTTCCACCCCGCTGACAccacctcccacctcctcctcctcctctatcaTCACTCCCAACACCGTGCTTACTGTGAGCCCTGGAAGGAGACGCTACTCAGACAAGTACAGCAAGACCATGAATGAAG ATATTGTTCAGAATAAAGAGTTTTATGTCAGTACGGACATTCGACCTCCATTCACATATGCGGCCCTAATAAGACAG GCGATATTTGAATCACCCTATAAACAGCTGACACTAAATGAAATCTACAATTGGTTCACACGAACGTTTGCATATTTCAGACGCAATGCAGCAACATGGAAG AATGCGGTGCGACACAACCTCAGCCTCCACAAGTGTTTTGTGCGTGTGGAGAACGTGAAAGGAGCTGTGTGGACTGTTGATGAGATGGAATTCCAAAGGAGGAGGCCCCAGAAGCCTGTCTGTGAAGG GTCTCTCAAGAGAGAGAATACTGGCCATGGTCACACATCAGCTTTCCTTACTCCTAAA caggaggagatgaatgcagcTGTCTGGTATGGGAATGGGTCATACAGTGACAGCAGTGAAGAACAATACCCTGTTCACCCACT TGTAAAAGAAGAGCAAATGGACGACGAGGCGTACGAGAATGTGCCCCACGACTGTTCTGAGACTGAGAGCTCTGATGAGCACAGCTCAGATGTGGACCAAGACGGCGGTAGCCAAGAGAGGACCAACCTGCATCTGGCTCATGTGCCTTCGCAATGA
- the LOC105013725 gene encoding forkhead box protein P1-B isoform X2, whose amino-acid sequence MHESGSEQTTCASPVNQTEHGDSAEKDDWLSTQTPTPEGSGADSQQHNQVPVSVSMMTPMVESPQTQQVLSPQQVQALLQQQKALMLHQQHIQDLCKKQQDQFNAQLLQQKHAEKSGQEQLTAQHVAIQQQLLQVQQQHLLSLQRQGLLSVLPPMSPSAAQGLLKWCENDTSLPSAGENPLSLQKSQLQSQQPTTNGNHKLQAQKKRDSASVDDHTPNTHPLYGHGMCKWPGCEAVFGDFQAFLKHLNSEHILDDKSTAQCRVQMQVVQQLELQLKKDKERLQAMMSHLKSSEQKSPPAPPPATLMPNLSFPKVMFPKVLAPMSLSQSATAPSTPLTPPPTSSSSSIITPNTVLTVSPGRRRYSDKYSKTMNEDIVQNKEFYVSTDIRPPFTYAALIRQAIFESPYKQLTLNEIYNWFTRTFAYFRRNAATWKNAVRHNLSLHKCFVRVENVKGAVWTVDEMEFQRRRPQKPVCEGSLKRENTGHGHTSAFLTPKEEMNAAVWYGNGSYSDSSEEQYPVHPLVKEEQMDDEAYENVPHDCSETESSDEHSSDVDQDGGSQERTNLHLAHVPSQ is encoded by the exons GTTCCAGTCTCCGTGTCTATGATGACCCCCATGGTGGAGAGTCCCCAGACACAGCAGGTCCTCAGTCCACAGCAGGTCCAGGCCCTCCTCCAGCAGCAGAAAGCACTCATGTTACACCAG CAACACATACAGGATCTCTGCAAAAAACAGCAGGACCAGTTCAATGCCCAGCTCTTACAGCAGAAGCACGCTGAGAAGTCAGGCCAAGAG CAGCTAACAGCCCAGCATGTGGCCATCCAGCAGCAGCTTCTGCAGGTCCAGCAGCAGCACCTGCTCAGCCTGCAGAGACAGGGTCTCCTGTCGGTCCTGCCTCCAATGAGCCCCTCTGCAGCACAGG GTTTATTGAAATGGTGTGAGAATGACACCAGCCTGCCCTCTGCTGGCGAGAATCCACTCTCACTTCAGAAGAGCCAGCTCCAAAGCCAGCAGCCCACTACCAATGGGAATCATAAATTACAAGCCCAAAAGAAGCGAGACAG TGCTTCTGTGGATGATCACACACCAAACACTCACCCTCTCTACGGACATGGCATGTGCAAATGGCCTGGTTGTGAGGCTGTCTTCGGAGACTTTCAGGCTTTTCTCAA GCATCTGAACAGTGAACACATCCTGGATGACAAGAGTACAGCACAATGCCGGGTGCAGATGCAGGTTGTTCAGCAGCTTGAACTGCAG ttgaaaaaagacaaagagCGTCTGCAAGCCATGATGTCTCACCTCAAGTCCTCAGAGCAGAAGTCACCACCAGCCCCTCCACCG GCAACTCTGATGCCCAACCTCTCCTTCCCCAAGGTTATGTTTCCCAAGGTGCTTGCTCCCATGAGCTTGTCTCAAAGTGCCACGGCTCCTTCCACCCCGCTGACAccacctcccacctcctcctcctcctctatcaTCACTCCCAACACCGTGCTTACTGTGAGCCCTGGAAGGAGACGCTACTCAGACAAGTACAGCAAGACCATGAATGAAG ATATTGTTCAGAATAAAGAGTTTTATGTCAGTACGGACATTCGACCTCCATTCACATATGCGGCCCTAATAAGACAG GCGATATTTGAATCACCCTATAAACAGCTGACACTAAATGAAATCTACAATTGGTTCACACGAACGTTTGCATATTTCAGACGCAATGCAGCAACATGGAAG AATGCGGTGCGACACAACCTCAGCCTCCACAAGTGTTTTGTGCGTGTGGAGAACGTGAAAGGAGCTGTGTGGACTGTTGATGAGATGGAATTCCAAAGGAGGAGGCCCCAGAAGCCTGTCTGTGAAGG GTCTCTCAAGAGAGAGAATACTGGCCATGGTCACACATCAGCTTTCCTTACTCCTAAA gaggagatgaatgcagcTGTCTGGTATGGGAATGGGTCATACAGTGACAGCAGTGAAGAACAATACCCTGTTCACCCACT TGTAAAAGAAGAGCAAATGGACGACGAGGCGTACGAGAATGTGCCCCACGACTGTTCTGAGACTGAGAGCTCTGATGAGCACAGCTCAGATGTGGACCAAGACGGCGGTAGCCAAGAGAGGACCAACCTGCATCTGGCTCATGTGCCTTCGCAATGA
- the LOC105013725 gene encoding forkhead box protein P1-B isoform X5: MMTPMVESPQTQQVLSPQQVQALLQQQKALMLHQQHIQDLCKKQQDQFNAQLLQQKHAEKSGQEQLTAQHVAIQQQLLQVQQQHLLSLQRQGLLSVLPPMSPSAAQGLLKWCENDTSLPSAGENPLSLQKSQLQSQQPTTNGNHKLQAQKKRDSASVDDHTPNTHPLYGHGMCKWPGCEAVFGDFQAFLKHLNSEHILDDKSTAQCRVQMQVVQQLELQLKKDKERLQAMMSHLKSSEQKSPPAPPPATLMPNLSFPKVMFPKVLAPMSLSQSATAPSTPLTPPPTSSSSSIITPNTVLTVSPGRRRYSDKYSKTMNEDIVQNKEFYVSTDIRPPFTYAALIRQAIFESPYKQLTLNEIYNWFTRTFAYFRRNAATWKNAVRHNLSLHKCFVRVENVKGAVWTVDEMEFQRRRPQKPVCEGSLKRENTGHGHTSAFLTPKQEEMNAAVWYGNGSYSDSSEEQYPVHPLVKEEQMDDEAYENVPHDCSETESSDEHSSDVDQDGGSQERTNLHLAHVPSQ; encoded by the exons ATGATGACCCCCATGGTGGAGAGTCCCCAGACACAGCAGGTCCTCAGTCCACAGCAGGTCCAGGCCCTCCTCCAGCAGCAGAAAGCACTCATGTTACACCAG CAACACATACAGGATCTCTGCAAAAAACAGCAGGACCAGTTCAATGCCCAGCTCTTACAGCAGAAGCACGCTGAGAAGTCAGGCCAAGAG CAGCTAACAGCCCAGCATGTGGCCATCCAGCAGCAGCTTCTGCAGGTCCAGCAGCAGCACCTGCTCAGCCTGCAGAGACAGGGTCTCCTGTCGGTCCTGCCTCCAATGAGCCCCTCTGCAGCACAGG GTTTATTGAAATGGTGTGAGAATGACACCAGCCTGCCCTCTGCTGGCGAGAATCCACTCTCACTTCAGAAGAGCCAGCTCCAAAGCCAGCAGCCCACTACCAATGGGAATCATAAATTACAAGCCCAAAAGAAGCGAGACAG TGCTTCTGTGGATGATCACACACCAAACACTCACCCTCTCTACGGACATGGCATGTGCAAATGGCCTGGTTGTGAGGCTGTCTTCGGAGACTTTCAGGCTTTTCTCAA GCATCTGAACAGTGAACACATCCTGGATGACAAGAGTACAGCACAATGCCGGGTGCAGATGCAGGTTGTTCAGCAGCTTGAACTGCAG ttgaaaaaagacaaagagCGTCTGCAAGCCATGATGTCTCACCTCAAGTCCTCAGAGCAGAAGTCACCACCAGCCCCTCCACCG GCAACTCTGATGCCCAACCTCTCCTTCCCCAAGGTTATGTTTCCCAAGGTGCTTGCTCCCATGAGCTTGTCTCAAAGTGCCACGGCTCCTTCCACCCCGCTGACAccacctcccacctcctcctcctcctctatcaTCACTCCCAACACCGTGCTTACTGTGAGCCCTGGAAGGAGACGCTACTCAGACAAGTACAGCAAGACCATGAATGAAG ATATTGTTCAGAATAAAGAGTTTTATGTCAGTACGGACATTCGACCTCCATTCACATATGCGGCCCTAATAAGACAG GCGATATTTGAATCACCCTATAAACAGCTGACACTAAATGAAATCTACAATTGGTTCACACGAACGTTTGCATATTTCAGACGCAATGCAGCAACATGGAAG AATGCGGTGCGACACAACCTCAGCCTCCACAAGTGTTTTGTGCGTGTGGAGAACGTGAAAGGAGCTGTGTGGACTGTTGATGAGATGGAATTCCAAAGGAGGAGGCCCCAGAAGCCTGTCTGTGAAGG GTCTCTCAAGAGAGAGAATACTGGCCATGGTCACACATCAGCTTTCCTTACTCCTAAA caggaggagatgaatgcagcTGTCTGGTATGGGAATGGGTCATACAGTGACAGCAGTGAAGAACAATACCCTGTTCACCCACT TGTAAAAGAAGAGCAAATGGACGACGAGGCGTACGAGAATGTGCCCCACGACTGTTCTGAGACTGAGAGCTCTGATGAGCACAGCTCAGATGTGGACCAAGACGGCGGTAGCCAAGAGAGGACCAACCTGCATCTGGCTCATGTGCCTTCGCAATGA
- the LOC105013725 gene encoding forkhead box protein P1-B isoform X6 yields the protein MHESGSEQTTCASPVNQTEHGDSAEKDDWLSTQTPTPEGSGADSQQHNQVPVSVSMMTPMVESPQTQQVLSPQQVQALLQQQKALMLHQQHIQDLCKKQQDQFNAQLLQQKHAEKSGQELTAQHVAIQQQLLQVQQQHLLSLQRQGLLSVLPPMSPSAAQGLLKWCENDTSLPSAGENPLSLQKSQLQSQQPTTNGNHKLQAQKKRDSASVDDHTPNTHPLYGHGMCKWPGCEAVFGDFQAFLKHLNSEHILDDKSTAQCRVQMQVVQQLELQLKKDKERLQAMMSHLKSSEQKSPPAPPPVMFPKVLAPMSLSQSATAPSTPLTPPPTSSSSSIITPNTVLTVSPGRRRYSDKYSKTMNEDIVQNKEFYVSTDIRPPFTYAALIRQAIFESPYKQLTLNEIYNWFTRTFAYFRRNAATWKNAVRHNLSLHKCFVRVENVKGAVWTVDEMEFQRRRPQKPVCEGSLKRENTGHGHTSAFLTPKQEEMNAAVWYGNGSYSDSSEEQYPVHPLVKEEQMDDEAYENVPHDCSETESSDEHSSDVDQDGGSQERTNLHLAHVPSQ from the exons GTTCCAGTCTCCGTGTCTATGATGACCCCCATGGTGGAGAGTCCCCAGACACAGCAGGTCCTCAGTCCACAGCAGGTCCAGGCCCTCCTCCAGCAGCAGAAAGCACTCATGTTACACCAG CAACACATACAGGATCTCTGCAAAAAACAGCAGGACCAGTTCAATGCCCAGCTCTTACAGCAGAAGCACGCTGAGAAGTCAGGCCAAGAG CTAACAGCCCAGCATGTGGCCATCCAGCAGCAGCTTCTGCAGGTCCAGCAGCAGCACCTGCTCAGCCTGCAGAGACAGGGTCTCCTGTCGGTCCTGCCTCCAATGAGCCCCTCTGCAGCACAGG GTTTATTGAAATGGTGTGAGAATGACACCAGCCTGCCCTCTGCTGGCGAGAATCCACTCTCACTTCAGAAGAGCCAGCTCCAAAGCCAGCAGCCCACTACCAATGGGAATCATAAATTACAAGCCCAAAAGAAGCGAGACAG TGCTTCTGTGGATGATCACACACCAAACACTCACCCTCTCTACGGACATGGCATGTGCAAATGGCCTGGTTGTGAGGCTGTCTTCGGAGACTTTCAGGCTTTTCTCAA GCATCTGAACAGTGAACACATCCTGGATGACAAGAGTACAGCACAATGCCGGGTGCAGATGCAGGTTGTTCAGCAGCTTGAACTGCAG ttgaaaaaagacaaagagCGTCTGCAAGCCATGATGTCTCACCTCAAGTCCTCAGAGCAGAAGTCACCACCAGCCCCTCCACCG GTTATGTTTCCCAAGGTGCTTGCTCCCATGAGCTTGTCTCAAAGTGCCACGGCTCCTTCCACCCCGCTGACAccacctcccacctcctcctcctcctctatcaTCACTCCCAACACCGTGCTTACTGTGAGCCCTGGAAGGAGACGCTACTCAGACAAGTACAGCAAGACCATGAATGAAG ATATTGTTCAGAATAAAGAGTTTTATGTCAGTACGGACATTCGACCTCCATTCACATATGCGGCCCTAATAAGACAG GCGATATTTGAATCACCCTATAAACAGCTGACACTAAATGAAATCTACAATTGGTTCACACGAACGTTTGCATATTTCAGACGCAATGCAGCAACATGGAAG AATGCGGTGCGACACAACCTCAGCCTCCACAAGTGTTTTGTGCGTGTGGAGAACGTGAAAGGAGCTGTGTGGACTGTTGATGAGATGGAATTCCAAAGGAGGAGGCCCCAGAAGCCTGTCTGTGAAGG GTCTCTCAAGAGAGAGAATACTGGCCATGGTCACACATCAGCTTTCCTTACTCCTAAA caggaggagatgaatgcagcTGTCTGGTATGGGAATGGGTCATACAGTGACAGCAGTGAAGAACAATACCCTGTTCACCCACT TGTAAAAGAAGAGCAAATGGACGACGAGGCGTACGAGAATGTGCCCCACGACTGTTCTGAGACTGAGAGCTCTGATGAGCACAGCTCAGATGTGGACCAAGACGGCGGTAGCCAAGAGAGGACCAACCTGCATCTGGCTCATGTGCCTTCGCAATGA